One stretch of Campylobacter sp. CCS1377 DNA includes these proteins:
- the ruvX gene encoding Holliday junction resolvase RuvX produces the protein MKTLALDVGLKRIGVALCVDGKIAIPLDAIMRKNRNQAAKEVQNLIQLHEISSLIIGIPKGGSSEEEMSRRIKHFVTLLEFNGEIHFVDESMTSREALEFGVINTRKKDGKLDSLAAFIMLKEFHGIV, from the coding sequence TTGAAAACTTTAGCTTTAGATGTAGGTTTAAAACGCATAGGAGTAGCGCTTTGCGTGGATGGAAAAATCGCTATTCCACTTGATGCTATTATGAGAAAAAATCGCAATCAAGCTGCAAAAGAAGTGCAAAATTTAATCCAATTACACGAAATTTCTTCGCTTATTATAGGCATACCAAAAGGCGGATCGAGTGAAGAGGAGATGAGCAGACGCATTAAACATTTTGTGACCTTGCTTGAATTTAATGGTGAAATTCATTTTGTAGATGAAAGTATGACAAGTAGGGAAGCTTTGGAATTTGGAGTAATAAATACACGAAAAAAAGATGGCAAGCTTGATTCCTTGGCGGCTTTTATTATGTTAAAGGAATTTCATGGCATTGTTTGA
- a CDS encoding DNA-processing protein DprA, producing MASKILAQELSNSLFSALDKKPKNIYYKGNLELLDKRKVAIIGSRKMSVYTKNCVFELANYLKMADVCVVSGGALGVDIVASKAAMPLTIGIFANGLDRIYPKSNENIINEIYTNALALSENEDSYIPKNYDFLLRNRLIIALSEAVIIAQADLKSGSMQSARLALEMKKPLYVLPHRINESRGTNSLIKERKAELITDFKDFASCFGDITEKPSDEILEFCKKGVSVDEAVAVFGQKIYEYELERKIEIDGVYIKVLI from the coding sequence ATGGCAAGTAAAATTTTAGCACAAGAATTATCAAACAGTCTTTTTTCTGCTTTGGATAAAAAGCCAAAGAATATCTATTATAAGGGGAATTTAGAGCTTTTGGATAAAAGAAAGGTTGCTATCATCGGCTCAAGAAAAATGAGTGTTTATACTAAAAATTGTGTTTTTGAATTGGCAAATTATCTAAAAATGGCTGATGTTTGCGTGGTAAGTGGCGGGGCTTTGGGTGTGGATATTGTGGCAAGTAAGGCTGCTATGCCATTAACGATCGGAATTTTTGCAAATGGGCTTGATAGAATTTATCCCAAAAGCAATGAAAATATAATTAATGAAATTTACACCAATGCTTTAGCCTTAAGTGAAAATGAAGATAGTTATATCCCAAAAAATTATGATTTTTTACTTAGAAACCGTTTGATTATTGCTTTAAGCGAAGCAGTAATTATTGCTCAAGCGGATTTAAAAAGTGGTTCTATGCAAAGCGCTAGACTTGCTTTAGAGATGAAAAAACCTTTATATGTTTTACCGCATAGGATTAATGAGAGTCGAGGCACAAATTCGCTCATAAAAGAAAGAAAAGCAGAATTAATAACTGATTTTAAAGATTTCGCCTCGTGTTTTGGGGATATAACAGAAAAGCCAAGTGATGAAATTTTAGAATTTTGTAAAAAGGGCGTGAGTGTGGATGAGGCTGTGGCGGTTTTTGGGCAAAAAATTTATGAATATGAACTCGAAAGGAAAATCGAAATTGATGGGGTTTATATAAAGGTTTTGATTTGA
- a CDS encoding RsmB/NOP family class I SAM-dependent RNA methyltransferase — MALFDLKTHLDGLYDEKQVLDILESFDKPKDICVFINTLKSNELDFEELLKQVDIAFVKLDKYCYKIDHKDKNTLTRLKAFELGYFYVQNYSSYLCAKNLNVKPNESVLDMCAAPGGKSINLANFMENQGYLACVEASKDRFFVLKKNLQNYGVKIAKCFLKDAKSIGKICPSKFDKILLDAPCSTFAKSGFLIQKNLKEIKQISNLQKRLLNSALKALKQDGELIYSTCTFTRYENEEVLENALNGEIKIEILDLNLDKIEAVAAKSSEFDALKKAKRILPNNLNDGFFICKIKKKSL, encoded by the coding sequence ATGGCATTGTTTGATTTAAAAACTCATCTAGATGGACTTTATGATGAAAAGCAAGTTTTGGATATTTTGGAAAGTTTCGACAAACCTAAAGATATTTGCGTTTTTATCAATACTTTAAAAAGCAACGAATTGGATTTTGAAGAGCTTTTAAAACAAGTAGATATTGCTTTTGTTAAGCTTGATAAATATTGCTATAAAATCGATCATAAAGATAAAAATACTCTTACGAGATTAAAAGCTTTTGAACTTGGGTATTTTTATGTGCAAAATTACTCTTCTTATTTGTGCGCGAAAAATTTAAATGTCAAACCCAATGAAAGTGTTTTAGATATGTGTGCTGCGCCGGGTGGAAAGAGTATTAATTTGGCAAATTTTATGGAAAATCAAGGCTATTTAGCTTGCGTTGAAGCAAGCAAGGATCGATTTTTTGTTTTAAAGAAAAATTTGCAAAATTATGGAGTAAAAATTGCAAAGTGTTTTTTAAAAGATGCTAAGAGTATAGGCAAAATTTGTCCGTCAAAATTTGATAAAATTTTACTCGATGCGCCTTGTTCTACCTTTGCGAAATCAGGATTTTTAATACAAAAAAATCTTAAAGAAATCAAGCAAATTTCAAATTTACAAAAAAGATTATTAAACTCAGCACTAAAAGCTTTGAAGCAAGATGGGGAGTTAATTTATAGTACTTGCACTTTTACAAGATATGAGAATGAAGAAGTGCTTGAAAATGCTCTAAATGGAGAGATTAAAATTGAAATTTTGGATTTAAATTTGGATAAGATAGAAGCCGTAGCTGCTAAAAGTTCAGAATTTGATGCGTTAAAAAAAGCCAAAAGGATATTGCCAAATAATCTAAACGACGGCTTTTTTATATGCAAAATTAAAAAGAAATCACTGTAG